A window of Macrotis lagotis isolate mMagLag1 chromosome X, bilby.v1.9.chrom.fasta, whole genome shotgun sequence contains these coding sequences:
- the CRYM gene encoding ketimine reductase mu-crystallin, whose protein sequence is MDRAPAFLSAAEVERYLSASSLLLPSLEKALANFSSGPEGGVVQPVRTVVPVAPHQGFLGVMPAYSASEDALTTKLVTFYEGVSPSSTVPSHQATVLFFEPRNGSLLMVMDGTVITAKRTAAVSAIATKYLKPPSTEVLCILGAGVQAYSHYEIFTEQFSFKKVKIWNRTKKNAEKFAQTVKGDVQVCSSVQEAVTGADVIITVTMATQPILFGKWVKPGAHINAIGASRPDWRELDDEIMKNCVLYVDSREGALKESGDVILSGAEIFAELGEVVKGVKPSHCEKTTVFKSLGMAVEDAVAAKLIYDSWSSDK, encoded by the exons ATGGACCGGGCTCCGGCTTTCCTCAGCGCCGCCGAGGTGGAGCGCTACCTGAGCGCCTCCAGCCTCCTGCTACCCTCTCTGGAGAAGGCCCTGGCCAACTTTTCTAGCGGCCCCGAAGGAGGAGTGGTGCAGCCAGTTCGCACTGTAGTGCCCGTGGCCCCGCATCAAGG TTTTCTGGGTGTCATGCCTGCCTATAGTGCTAGTGAAGATGCACTTACAACCAAGCTGGTAACCTTCTATGAGGGAGTGAGCCCCTCCTCTACTGTTCCCTCACATCAGGCCACCGTGCTGTTCTTTGAGCCCAGGAATGGCTCTCTACTcatg GTCATGGATGGAACAGTAATTACTGCCAAGAGGACAGCTGCTGTGTCTGCCATTGCCACCAAG TATTTGAAACCCCCTTCAACCGAAGTTTTGTGCATACTTGGTGCTGGTGTACAGGCCTACAGTCATTATGAAATCTTCACAGAACAATTCTCTTTTAAGAAG GTCAAGATATGGAATCGCACCAAGAAGAATGCTGAGAAGTTTGCTCAGACAGTGAAGGGAGATGTGCAAGTCTGCTCATCTGTCCAGGAGGCAGTGACGGGTGCAGATGTGATCATTACTGTCACCATGGCAACACAACccattttatttggaaaatgggTGAAACCAGGAGCCCATATCAATG CCATTGGAGCCAGTAGACCTGACTGGAGAGAACTAGATGATGAAATTATGAAGAATTGTGTCCTGTATGTAGATTCCCGGGAAGGAGCCCTCAAGGAGTCTGGAGATGTCATATTGTCTGGg GCTGAGATCTTTGCAGAGCTGGGGGAAGTGGTGAAGGGAGTGAAGCCATCCCATTGTGAGAAAACTACAGTGTTCAAATCTTTAG